A stretch of Planococcus citri chromosome 5, ihPlaCitr1.1, whole genome shotgun sequence DNA encodes these proteins:
- the LOC135847364 gene encoding craniofacial development protein 2-like: MDINLAMALSLRQADPHPPRQPDRVLRIRGVKTRRNNINVATWNVRTLYKIGQLASVIKEARRLQIDVLGVSETRWTGNGRYRVDENYEMIFAGKDTHEQGVGILIHTRISDKISAIIPKSERILLVRLEVKPKPMVIIQVYAPTAESSTAEINNFYNDLEEVMRCSKNNDVVFLMGDFNAKVGKDHGSQVAGRYALGEQNERGEMLVEFAERHDLVICNTWFKQHERRLYTWVSPGDRVRNQIDYILVKRRFRNTVKNCHTYPGADCNSDHKLLAAKCQLVLKSQKKSKERYQQLDIAKIKSKEVQKKFQEELEKQKEDRLEEEQGIEEKWQT, translated from the coding sequence atggacatcaatttagcaatggccctaagtctccgtcaggctgatcctcatccgccaaggcagccggatagggtgctaagaatacgcggagttaaaacaaggcggaacaacatcaacgtcgcaacctggaatgtacgaactttgtataaaattggacaacttgctagtgtaattaaagaagccaggagattgcaaatcgacgtgttaggagtaagtgagacccgatggactggaaacggtagataccgggtagatgagaattatgaaatgatcttcgctgggaaagacacacacgaacaaggtgtgggtatattaatacataccagaatcagcgataaaatcagtgccataattccaaaatcagagaggatactactcgtgagattggaggtcaagccaaaaccaatggtgataattcaagtttatgcgccaacagcggaaagcagtacagcagaaatcaacaacttctacaacgacctagaagaagtgatgagatgctcgaaaaacaatgatgttgtgtttttgatgggagacttcaatgccaaagttgggaaggatcatggcagccaagttgcagggagatacgcacttggagagcagaatgaaagaggtgaaatgctcgtagagtttgctgaaagacacgatctagtaatatgcaatacctggttcaagcagcatgaaagaagattatacacttgggtcagtcctggagatcgagtcagaaaccagatagactatatacttgtaaaaagaagattcaggaacacagtgaagaactgtcacacatatcctggtgctgactgcaactctgaccacaaactactggctgcaaaatgccagctagtcttgaagagccagaagaagagcaaagaacgataccaacaacttgacattgcaaaaatcaaatcaaaagaagttcaaaagaaattccaagaagaactggaaaagcaaaaggaagacaggttggaagaagaacaaggtatcgaggaaaagtggcaaaca